The sequence TCCATCCTGTGAAGTATGTTGGTGTGTGGTGGGAATACTTTACTGGTGGTGGTTCTACCTGGCAGTATACTGACAATCAGGATATCATCATTGGTAAAACAGATTACAAGACATTAACACCTAATGGACATCATGGCGCTAATACTGCACATGTAAAAGAGATGATTGATTTTGCGGCAACGAATGGTTTTGATGCCGTGCTGGTGGAAGGTTGGAATGAAGGTTGGGAAGATGGTACGGCAAATGCAAAGGAGCATATCTATAGTTTTACGAAAGCATATCCAGACTTTGATGTACAGGAGCTGCACAAATATGCTGCTTCAAAGAATGTGAAGATCATTATGCATCATGAAACGACTTCTTCCGTAACGGATTACGAACGTCAGCTGGAAGATGCATTTCAGTTCATGGTAGATAATGGTTATAATTCCGTGAAGACAGGTTATGTTGGACCTATTCAGCCACATAGCGAATACCACGATGGGCAGTACATGGTGAACCATTATCTGCATGTGGCGCAGCTGGCGGCGAAGTATAAAATAATGGTAGACTCTCACGAGGCGGTGCGTCCGACTGGTTTGTGCCGTACCTGGCCGAACTGGTTAGCACAGGAATCTGCAAGAGGAACTGAGTTCGAATCTTTTGGTGGAAACAGACCGGATCATACCTGTGTGCTGCCATTTACGCGATTGATGGGTGGACCAATGGATTATACACCAGGCATCTTTGAAGGAAACCTGGAGGTGTATGGTAAGAATAAAGCGAAACTGAGCACTACACTGGTAAAACAGCTGGCACTGTACGTAACCATGTATAGCCCGTTGCAGATGGCGGCGGATCTGCCTGCGAATTATAATAAGTTTGCCGATGCATTTCAGTTTATTAAAGATGTAGCGGTTGACTGGGACAATACTTATGTGCTGGAAGCAGAACCCGGAGATTATATCACGATTGCACGGAAGGCCAAGGCAAAAGAAGAGTGGTACATTGGTGGTATTACGGATGAAAATGCACGTGAGGCGGTGATTAAATTTGATTTCTTACCGGCAGGGAAGAAGTATACGGCGACGGTGTATGCAGATGATAAAGATATCAGCTGGAAAGTAAATCCACAGAAGTATACGATTAAGAAAATGGTGGTGACGAATAAGACGGTATTGAAGCAAAAGCTGGCACCGGGTGGAGGTGTGGCGATTAGTGTGAAACCGTAAGGATCTATATAGGAATTAGCATATGAAAAAACTATTTTACCTATCCCTATGCATCTTTGCTGCATGTAAGGGAACCGAACCACTGAAGGAAGACTATACAAAATTCGTAAAGCCCAATATCGGCACCGCTCACAGTCGGTATTTTTTCTACACACCTGCTGCCATTCCCTTTGGTATGGCCAAACTGGCGCCATCGACAAATGGCAGCTATGGGAATAAAGATGGTTGGGAAGCAGTGGGGTATGATGAACGTCATACATCGATAGAAGGCTTCCCTAACTTCCATGAATTTCAGGTAGGCGGTATCGTATTTGCACCTACTACCGGTAAATTACAAACCACTCCCGGCAAGATGGAAGACCCGGAAAGCGGTTACCGATCCAGCTTTGATCATAAAGATGAAAAGGCGACTGCCGGTTATTACAGTGTAATGTTAAAAGATTACGGTATCAAAGCGGAACTGACTGCCACTGCCAGAGTTGGTTTTCACCGGTATACTTTCCCCCAATCCGATTCATCCAATATCATTTTTGATATTGGTCACCGCATGGGCGAAAGCGGCCCTGTTGTTGATGCCGCCGTTACACTCGTAGATGGTAATCATATCGAAGGATATGTCATTACCAAACCTGAATATGTAAAGAAATACCAGGCAGCAGCCACTGTACCTATGTACTTCTCCGCTGTACTGGATAAGGCCCCTGCTGCGTACGGTACCTTTATTGATAGTATCACTACCCCGGGTGCCAAAGAAGTAAAAGGCAAAGGCGCCGGCATCTACCTCACTTACAAAACCACTGCCAATGAACCGATAAATATAAAAGTGGGGTTGTCTTATACTTCTGTTGAAAATGCAAGACTGAACCTGGAAACAGAAGCTAAGGAACTGACCTTTGATCAGGCTTTTAAGCAGGCAAATGCCGCATGGAACGAAAAACTGGGCCGCATTGCTGTTGAAGGCGGAAAGGAGGAAGACAAAGTGAAATTCTACACAGGCCTCTTCCATGCCTTATTAGGCAGAGGATTGGCCAGTGATGTAAACAACGCCTATCCAAAGAATGACGGCACCATTGGAAAGGCAGATCATGCTTTCTATAACACAGATGCCATCTGGGGCGGATACTGGAATCTCACACCTGTATGGGCAATTGCCTATCCTGAATATTACGCAGACTTCATTAAGGGCCAGTTATTAATTTACAAAGAAACCGGTTGGCTGGCTGATGGTCTGGCAGCTGGAAAATATGTATCTGGTGTAGGTACGAACTTTACCGGCTTAGTCATCGCCGCTGCTTATAATATCGGTATCCGCGACTTTGATGTAAACCTCGCCTATGAAGCCGCTTTGAAAAACGAGATCGGTTACGAGGGCAGGGTACCGGGCGCCGGTAAAATGGATGTAGGTGCTTTTGTAAAAAGAGGTTTCTGTCCTTATATTAACAATGACGATCAGTCTACAAGAGAACTAACCACAGCAGGTTCTCAATTCGGCACTTCACACACATTGGAGTATTCTTTCAGCAGTTATGCCGTAGCACAGTTTGCAAAAGCACTGGGCAAGACAAAGGACTACGAACAACTGATGAAACTCTCACAGGGATGGAAACTGCTGTACGACTCAGCTACTAAATTTATACATCCCCGGGATATCAAAGGTGAGTTTATTAAAGACTTCGATCCTGCTGCCCCATGGGTAGGTTTTCAGGAAGGGAATGCATGGCAGTATACTTTCTTTGTGCCACATGAGCCGGAGCAATTAGTGCGTTTAATTGGAAAAGACGTATTTAACCGTCGCCTTGACAGCATCTTTACCATCTCTCAGGAAAACATCTTTGGTGGCGGCAAGGAGATAGATGCCTTTGCTGGTTTGAAAGGATTATATAACCAGGGTAATCAGCCTAACCTGCATATCTCCTGGTTATTCAATTTCTCTGGCAGACCTGATCTGACGCAGAAATGGGTGCGTGCGATCTGTAATGAGTTTTATGGAACAGATGGTATCCATGGATATGGATACGGGCAGGACGAAGATCAGGGTCAAATGGGTGCGTGGTATGTACTGGCAGGTATCGGTCTGTTCGATGTAAAGGGATTGACGGCTCCTGATGCGTCTTTCCAGCTGGCTAGTCCTTTGTTTGACAAGATCACGATCAATGGTGGTAAAAAGCCATTCGTCATCACGGCAGAGAATAACAGTGACAAAAATATCTATATACAGGAAGCGAGTTTGAATGGCAAATCTACTGATAAGATCCCTTATCAGGATGTGGTGAATGGAGGCACACTTCATTTGAAGATGGGTGCACAACCCCGCTATTAGTTTTAATTAAAAGGGGGTGTGTCATACTATTGATACACCCCCTTTTAATTTGGTTATCCCTGATGGAAATAGATAATCATTTATGTGATGCCCAGTGCGTTTATTAATTTTGATACATCCTCTTTTTATTCTGTTATCCCTGATGGAAACAGCGAGTCATTTATGTGATGCCCAGTGCGTTTATTTATTTTTTATACATCTTCTATTCTGTTACCCCTGATGGAAATAGCTAGTCTTTTGTCGGTTCATTTCTATCAGGAACAACCTCTTTTTTTATCTTTATCTCTGAAATGATAGTCGCCCCAAAGATCAGCAAACCACCTACCAACAACCGCACCGACAAACTCTCATCCAATATCAGGAAAGCAAAAAATGCCGCAAACACCGGTTCAAATAAATAGATGATCGCCACCTTTTCCGCACTGATATACCGCTGGGAAATGTTGGAAACAGAATACATAAACGCGGTTGAGAAAAGCGCACAATACACTATTCCCATCCAGAATACATTAGTATCCGGTTGCCAGTTGGCCGAAGTATCCAGCAGTGCGATGATCAATGTCACAATCGTACACGTCGCAAACATGGGCACTATCGTAGGTACTAAATTCCTCCTTGCCGTATATCGTTCTACATTGATCAGGTAAACGGCAAACCCTAATGAGCCTGCTGTAGTATAAACATCTCCTATACTTATTTTGAAATCCCCTTTTAAGGAAATAACAATCGTACCCGCCAATGCCATCAATGCTGCCAGCCATATTTTCAATGCGACCTTTTTTCTGAAAAAAGCCACTTTCATAACAGGCACAATCACTACACAGGTACTGGCTATTAATGAACATTGCGAAGCGGAGGAATATTTCAATCCTAATGTTTGCAGGTGTATACCTACCAACAGTGGTATGGCTAGTTTCATACCCATGACAATATCTTCATTGTTTGTCTCTTTCAGACTTTTAGCGAATACCAGGCAAAGTACAAGGGTAGCCAGCAGAAACCGGTAAAATAAAAACGTATCCGGCGAAAGGTCGCCCACAGCCAGCTTGGTCACAGGGTAGGAGATACCCCAGAATGCACAACCTAAAATTAGTAAAATTAAAAACAGGCTTTTTTTCTCCATTTGACTATTGTAAACTTTTCTTCATCGTAATGTCAATCTGCTCTTCATCGCCGGGTTGAAAGATATGTTCATAGAACGCAACAACCCCAATTTTTTCATAAAAGCCTAATGCACGGTGATTTCGATGCAAATGCAATACGATTAGGTTCGCTTCTTCTACAGAGAAGGAGATTATAAAGAGAGTGAAGATCTTAATGATGAGTATATAGCATTAGAACTTAAATGTCATATCATGCCATATCTCTCCGCCATGTACGGAGTTAGAAATCCCAAGGTTGCTGAACCCAAACTTCTCATAATAAGGCACAAGATATTCCTTGCATGTCAACGTGACACCCACTCTTTCTTCCTCCTTTGCTTTATTTATAAAATGGCGGATCAATTGTCCGGCATACCCCTGCTTCCTGAAATCAGGTGATACGGCAAGGCCAAATATGCTTTGCCATTTCCCCTCTTCATTGTGAAGGTGAGCATCGGCGAACATTTCATCTACAATGGTTTCATTGTCAGTCACCATTCCATTGATGTAACCTACCAGCTGGCCTTCGGTTTCCAATACCCAGAAATGACCGGGGAAAAACTCGAGTCTTTTGATAAATGACTCGCGTGACGCGGCTTCGTTAGAAGGGAAGCATCTGTGTTCAAGTGCGGTGATCGTATCTAAGTCGGTTAGGGTTGCGATTCTAAATTTCATATATTTCTGGGTGCATAAAAGATAATACAAACGCCTATTAATGCAATAATTGCTCCAATAATGTCATACCGGTCTGGTCGGAACCCGTCTATTTTCCAGGCCCATAATAAAGATAAAACAATGAAAATTCCACCATAGGTTGCATAGGTCCTCGCAAAATTGGCTGTCTGTAAAGTCGCGACCATGCCATATAATACCAGAATAATACCTCCTGCAATCCCATACCATAAAGGTTTTCCTTCCCGTATCCAGCGCCAGATCAGGTAGCCACCACCTATTTCGCAGATACCTGCCAGTAAAAAGATGCCTAAAGATTTTAAAACTGCCATTGTACAAATATATCACTATTGTAACTTTAGTGACACAAGTACTCCCTTCCGGATCGTAATATTAGGGGGAAGTATTCACCCAGACAGTTATTTCCGGGGTTAGAGGAAGAACTGTATATCGATATGGAACAATACGGCGAAATCCGTGAAATACCTGCCGGCACAGTCATCCTGCGCAAAGGGCAACCTATCAGGTATACCCTGCTCATTCGGCAGGGTGTAAAGATCTGTCAGGAATACAACGAAGGTAATGAATGGATAAAATAAGAGCGTGTATCAAAAGTAAGATACACGCTCTTTTCATTCGGATACCTGATGGAGCCAGGTTTCCATTTATGCTGTTCTAAGGAGGTTCATTTATTTTTGATACATCCTGCTTAACTTTCATTCACGCAGGTCTTCCATGTCTTGTATCCGCCAGACATATTCCAGACTCTGTTAAACCCATTTTGCAATAACACACGCTGCGCTAAGTATCCTCTTAATCCCGCCTCGCAATAAATATAAATATCTTTATCAATCGGTATAGACGATATCTTATTTCGTATCTCATCCACTGGAATATTAATAGATCCCTTTACATTCCCCATCTCATACTCATCCGCTGTGCGCACATCAATCAATACATCTTCATAGAAATCCAGGTTCTCCAGATCATCCCAGTATATCACCTGCAATCGCTTCAGCAGTATGTTTTCTGCCACCATACCCGCTATATTGATTGGATCCTTTGCAGAAGAATACGGAGGCGCATATGCCTGTTCAAATTCAACCAGATCGTATATGGTCTTCTTTTGCTGGATCAGGGATGAGAAGATATCCAGTCTTTTATCCACCCCATCGTAACCTGCAATCTGCGCACCGAGTAACTGCCCGTCGCGGGGTGAAAAAGTGATCTGAATCGTCATCTGTCTGGAGCCCGGGTAATACCCTGCATGAGATACACCATGTGTCGTGGAGACAATATGCTCTATCTCAGCCGCTTTCAGGTGTTTGGAGGCAATCCCTGTAGCGCCCACTGTCATATCAAAAACCTTTACAATGGCAGTATTGATAGAACCATTGTAACGCTGCACATTATCATGTACCAGGTTGTTCGCACAAATACGTCCCTGTTTACTTGCCGGTCCTGCGAGGAAGGTATTCATAGAAACCCCTGTCACTGGGTTTTCGAACTCGATCACATCACCCACAGCATAGATGTATGGGTCAGATGTTTGCAGGTATTCATTGACAATGACCCCTTTGCCTGTTTTTAAGCCAGCTGCAGTAGCCAGCTGCAGATCTGGTTTTACACCGATTGACAAAATTACCATATCGGCGTTGATCACATCCCTGTTATTCAATACTACTTCATTTTTATTGAATGAAGTCACGGCCGTGTTTAAATGTAAGGTGATACCCTTTTTACGGATATGTTGTTGGATGATCGCCGCAATAGGAAAATCGACTGGCGCGAGTATCTGCGAACCCATTTCAACAATCTCCACCTGTATACCCAGTCCATGGATATTCTCCGCCATTTCCAGACCAATAAACCCTGCCCCTGCAATGACTACTTTTTTAATATTCGCCTGTGAAATATGGGTTTTGATTTTATCTGTATCATTGACATTTCTTAACGTAAAAATGCCTTCGTTATCGATACCGGGCAGGGGAGGGCGTATCGGTTCAGCACCTACGGAGAGAACTAATTTGTCATAAGTCTCCTCGTATTTTTTGCCCGAAGGCTGGTGAAATACTTTCACAGTTTTATTGTGTGGACCAATATCTGTCACAGTAGAATTGACCCGCACATCGATATTAAATCTTTTTGAAAATGAAGTGGCCGTTTGTACAAACAGTTTATTCCTGTCTTTGATC is a genomic window of Chitinophaga sp. LS1 containing:
- a CDS encoding FAD-dependent oxidoreductase, which gives rise to MKYLIIGAVAGGASTAARLRRLDEHAEIVIFEKGGYISYANCGLPYYIGDVIKDRNKLFVQTATSFSKRFNIDVRVNSTVTDIGPHNKTVKVFHQPSGKKYEETYDKLVLSVGAEPIRPPLPGIDNEGIFTLRNVNDTDKIKTHISQANIKKVVIAGAGFIGLEMAENIHGLGIQVEIVEMGSQILAPVDFPIAAIIQQHIRKKGITLHLNTAVTSFNKNEVVLNNRDVINADMVILSIGVKPDLQLATAAGLKTGKGVIVNEYLQTSDPYIYAVGDVIEFENPVTGVSMNTFLAGPASKQGRICANNLVHDNVQRYNGSINTAIVKVFDMTVGATGIASKHLKAAEIEHIVSTTHGVSHAGYYPGSRQMTIQITFSPRDGQLLGAQIAGYDGVDKRLDIFSSLIQQKKTIYDLVEFEQAYAPPYSSAKDPINIAGMVAENILLKRLQVIYWDDLENLDFYEDVLIDVRTADEYEMGNVKGSINIPVDEIRNKISSIPIDKDIYIYCEAGLRGYLAQRVLLQNGFNRVWNMSGGYKTWKTCVNES
- a CDS encoding DMT family transporter; this translates as MEKKSLFLILLILGCAFWGISYPVTKLAVGDLSPDTFLFYRFLLATLVLCLVFAKSLKETNNEDIVMGMKLAIPLLVGIHLQTLGLKYSSASQCSLIASTCVVIVPVMKVAFFRKKVALKIWLAALMALAGTIVISLKGDFKISIGDVYTTAGSLGFAVYLINVERYTARRNLVPTIVPMFATCTIVTLIIALLDTSANWQPDTNVFWMGIVYCALFSTAFMYSVSNISQRYISAEKVAIIYLFEPVFAAFFAFLILDESLSVRLLVGGLLIFGATIISEIKIKKEVVPDRNEPTKD
- a CDS encoding GNAT family N-acetyltransferase; its protein translation is MKFRIATLTDLDTITALEHRCFPSNEAASRESFIKRLEFFPGHFWVLETEGQLVGYINGMVTDNETIVDEMFADAHLHNEEGKWQSIFGLAVSPDFRKQGYAGQLIRHFINKAKEEERVGVTLTCKEYLVPYYEKFGFSNLGISNSVHGGEIWHDMTFKF
- a CDS encoding glycoside hydrolase family 97 protein, producing MRSFYLSCLCALLCVLSVNAQELRSPDGNFILAFKVNSGVPVYTLQYKGKTVINESKLGFELRQLGSFSKDFTIKGTATKSEDQTWQPVWGQQKDIRDYHNELFVQLTQAATGRELDIRFRLFNDGLGFRYEFPVQPNLRHLSIQNEVTEFNLAKDYKAFWLPGDYDTNEFETVTSKISEIHSLIGKAREPMAANSPTPNLAVQTPLMLKSDDGLYVNIHEAALVDFPAMCLNVDDQHFIFSAHLTPDKLGNRGFVQTGKTSPWRTVIVSDDARQILASTLILNLNVPCAIEDPSWIHPVKYVGVWWEYFTGGGSTWQYTDNQDIIIGKTDYKTLTPNGHHGANTAHVKEMIDFAATNGFDAVLVEGWNEGWEDGTANAKEHIYSFTKAYPDFDVQELHKYAASKNVKIIMHHETTSSVTDYERQLEDAFQFMVDNGYNSVKTGYVGPIQPHSEYHDGQYMVNHYLHVAQLAAKYKIMVDSHEAVRPTGLCRTWPNWLAQESARGTEFESFGGNRPDHTCVLPFTRLMGGPMDYTPGIFEGNLEVYGKNKAKLSTTLVKQLALYVTMYSPLQMAADLPANYNKFADAFQFIKDVAVDWDNTYVLEAEPGDYITIARKAKAKEEWYIGGITDENAREAVIKFDFLPAGKKYTATVYADDKDISWKVNPQKYTIKKMVVTNKTVLKQKLAPGGGVAISVKP
- a CDS encoding GH92 family glycosyl hydrolase, producing the protein MKKLFYLSLCIFAACKGTEPLKEDYTKFVKPNIGTAHSRYFFYTPAAIPFGMAKLAPSTNGSYGNKDGWEAVGYDERHTSIEGFPNFHEFQVGGIVFAPTTGKLQTTPGKMEDPESGYRSSFDHKDEKATAGYYSVMLKDYGIKAELTATARVGFHRYTFPQSDSSNIIFDIGHRMGESGPVVDAAVTLVDGNHIEGYVITKPEYVKKYQAAATVPMYFSAVLDKAPAAYGTFIDSITTPGAKEVKGKGAGIYLTYKTTANEPINIKVGLSYTSVENARLNLETEAKELTFDQAFKQANAAWNEKLGRIAVEGGKEEDKVKFYTGLFHALLGRGLASDVNNAYPKNDGTIGKADHAFYNTDAIWGGYWNLTPVWAIAYPEYYADFIKGQLLIYKETGWLADGLAAGKYVSGVGTNFTGLVIAAAYNIGIRDFDVNLAYEAALKNEIGYEGRVPGAGKMDVGAFVKRGFCPYINNDDQSTRELTTAGSQFGTSHTLEYSFSSYAVAQFAKALGKTKDYEQLMKLSQGWKLLYDSATKFIHPRDIKGEFIKDFDPAAPWVGFQEGNAWQYTFFVPHEPEQLVRLIGKDVFNRRLDSIFTISQENIFGGGKEIDAFAGLKGLYNQGNQPNLHISWLFNFSGRPDLTQKWVRAICNEFYGTDGIHGYGYGQDEDQGQMGAWYVLAGIGLFDVKGLTAPDASFQLASPLFDKITINGGKKPFVITAENNSDKNIYIQEASLNGKSTDKIPYQDVVNGGTLHLKMGAQPRY
- a CDS encoding YnfA family protein yields the protein MAVLKSLGIFLLAGICEIGGGYLIWRWIREGKPLWYGIAGGIILVLYGMVATLQTANFARTYATYGGIFIVLSLLWAWKIDGFRPDRYDIIGAIIALIGVCIIFYAPRNI